The window GGTCGAGGTCGATGTCGATGATCTTGACGAAGACCTCGTCGTTGACCGAGACGACCTGCTCGGCGAGCTCGACGTGCTTGTTCGAGAGCTCCGAGATGTGCACCAGGCCCTCGATGCCGTCGGCAACGCGGACGAAGGCACCGAACGGGACGAGCTTCGTGACCTTGCCCGGTGCGATCTGGCCGATCGCGTGGGTGCGGGCGAAGACCTGCCACGGGTCCTCCTGCGTCGCCTTGAGCGAGAGCGACACGCGCTCGCGGTCCAGGTCGACCTCGAGGATCTCGACGGTGACTTCCTGACCGACCTCGACGACCTCGCTGGCGTGCTCGATGTGCTTCCAGCTGAGTTCGGAGACGTGGACGAGACCGTCGACGCCACCGAGGTCCACGAACGCACCGAAGTTGACGATCGAGGAGACGATGCCCTTGCGGACCTGGCCCTTGTGCAGGTTGTTGAGGAACGTGGTCCGGGACTCGGACTGCGTCTGCTCGAGGAGCGCACGGCGCGACAGGACCACGTTGTTGCGGTTCTTGTCGAGCTCGAGGATCTTCGCCTCGATCTCCTGGCCGAGGTACGGCGTGAGGTCGCGGACGCGACGGAGCTCGATGAGCGACGCGGGGAGGAAGCCACGGAGACCGATGTCGACGATCAGGCCGCCCTTGACGACCTCGATGACCGTGCCGGTCACGACGCCGTCGGACTCCTTGATCTTCTCGACGTCGCCCCATGCGCGCTCGTACTGCGCACGCTTCTTCGACAGGATGAGGCGGCCTTCCTTGTCCTCCTTCTGGAGAACCAGGGCCTCGACCTCGTCGCCGACCTTGACGACCTCGTTGGGGTCGACGTCGTGCTTGATCGAGAGCTCGCGCGAGGGGATGACGCCCTCGGTCTTGTAACCGACGTCGAGGAGGACCTCGTCGCGGTCGATCTTCACGACGGTGCCGGAGATGAGATCACCGTCGTTGAAGAACTTCAGGGTCTTCTCGACCTCGGCCAGGAAGTCATCAGCCGAACCGATGTCGTTGATGGCGACCTGCTTAGGAGCCTTGGTCGTAGTGGTTGTCATGTAGAGATTGCTCCGAACGGACATGAGTCGGGCCGTGGCGTGCGGGGAGTCGAGACCCCCGTGGTGCTCCGCCGTGGCGATTGATTGAGTGGCGCGGATTGCGCCGCACAAGTCTAACCGCACCGGCCGAGCCCCCACAACCGGGCGTGTCGGCGGCGCGTCAGCGGAGCAGGGCGCTGCGCAGGGTGTCGAGACCGATGCTGCCGAGCGCGAGCGCACGACGGTGGAACGCCTTCAGGTCGAAGTCGGCGCCTTCGCGGGCGGCGACCTCGTCGCGGATCGACTCCCACACGCGCTGGCCCACCTTGTAGGACGGCGCCTGGCCGGGCCACCCGAAGTACCGCGCGACCTCGAACTGCACGAACGCGTCGTCCATGTTCACGTTCTCGCGCATGAAGTCGAGGGCGTACTCCCACGTCCAGCCGCCGCCGTCCGGGTTGGTCTTCTGCAGGTGCACACCGATGTCGAGCACCACGCGGGCGGCACGCATGCGCTGCCCGTCGAGCATGCCGAGCCGGTCGCCGTCGTCGTCGAGGAACCCGAGCTGCTCCATCAGGCGCTCAGCGTAGAGCGCCCAGCCCTCCACGTGGCCCGACGAGCCGGACAGCTGGCGGCGCCACGTGTTGAGCTCGCCGCGGTTGTAGACGCCCTGGCTGATCTGCAGGTGGTGACCGGGGACGCCCTCGTGGTACACCGTCGTCTTCTCACGCCAGGTGCCGAACTCGGTGACGCCCTCGGGCACCGACCACCACATCCGGCCGGCGCGCGAGAAGTCGTCCGACGGACCGCTGTAGTAGATCCCGCCCTCCTGCGTGGGGGCGATCCGGCACTCGAGGCGGCGGATCGGTTCCGGGATGTCGAAGTAGGTGCCGGCCATCGCCGCGATCGAAGCGTCGCTCGTCTCCTGCATCCACCGCTGCAGGGCGTCCGTGCCGTGCAGGATCCGGGAGGGATCGGTGTCCAGCACCTCGATCGCCCGGGCCACGCTCGCGCCCGACTCGATCCGGTCCGCGATGCGCTCCTGTTCGTCGCGCATGCGGGCGAGTTCCTCGAGGCCCCACGCGTACGTCTCGTCGAGGTCGACGACGGCGCCGAGGAACCGGCGGGAGTGCAGCTCGTACGCCTCGCGCCCGACGGCGTCGACCGGGGTGGCGAGCGGCAGCAGTTCGTGCTCGAGGAACTGCCCGAGGCTCCGGTACGCGGCCGACGCGACCTCGGCGCCGCGGGTCAGCTCGGCGCGGAGCGAGTCCGGCACGGCAGAGCCGTCGTCGAACGCCGCGCCCTCGGCCAGGCGGCGGAAGAAGCCGTCCTCCGCGCCGTTGCGGGCGGCCTGCTCCGCGACCAGGGCGACCTGCCGCTTCGCCGGCGTGACGTCCTCGCGTGTGCCCTCGAGCAGGGTCTCGCGGATGCCCTCGAGCGCGTCCGGCAGCGCGTGCAGCCGGCTGGCGACGTCCTGCCAGTCCGCCTCCGTCGCCGTCGGCATCAGGTCGATGATCTCGCGGACGGACTGCGCCGGGCTCGCGATCACGTTGAGGTCGCGCAGGTGGAGCTTTCGCTCGTACGACTCCTGCACGAGGTCGAGTTCGGCGCCGAGGTCGGCCTTCGTGACCTCGTCGACCGGGTCGACCGCCGCAGCGGCGTCGAGGGCGCGCTTCGTCGACCGCGCCGCGTCGGCCAGGGCGGCTGCTCCGGCGGGCGAGGTGTCGCCGTACTCCCCCGTCCGACCCGGCACGCCGATGTAGGTCGCCGTCGTCGGGTCGAGGTCGACGAGGGTGGCGACCCATCCCTCGGCCACGTGGTCGACGGCGGTCTGCTGACGGACGGGACGCGCTTCGCTCATGCTCCGACCCTATCCACCAGCGCCCTCCGGCACGCGGTCAGTGCGCCGCGCTCTCCCAGTTCGCGCCGACACCGACCGAGACGTCGAGCGGCACGGTGAGCTCGGCGGCGTTGCCCATCCGGGTGCGCAGGATCTCCTCGACGCGCTCCTGCTCGCCGGGCGCGACCTCGAGGATGAGCTCGTCGTGCACCTGGAGCAGCAGGTGCGACTCGAGGCCGCCGTCGCGCAGGTCCTCGTCGACGCCGAGCATCGCGATCTTCATGATGTCGGCAGCCGAGCCCTGGATCGGCGCGTTCAGCGCGGCGCGCTCGGCGTTCTCGCGCAGGACGCGGTTCGGGCTCTTCAGGTCCGGGAACGGGCGGCGACGGCCGAAGATCGTCTCGGTGTAGCCGTCCTCGCGCGCCTGCTCGACGACGTTGCGCAGGTAGTCGCGCACCGCGCCGAACCGAGCGAAGTACTCGGTCATGAGCGTCCGGGCCTCGGACTGCTCGATCCGCAGCTGCTTCGACAACCCGAACGCGCTCAGCCCGTAGGCCAGGCCGTACGACATCGCCTTGACCTTGGTGCGCATCTCGGCGGACACCTCGGCCGGCTCGACGCCGAACACCCGGGCGCCGACGAACCGGTGCAGGTCCTCACCCTCGTTGAACGCCTGGATGAGCCCCGGGTCGCCCGACAGGTGCGCCATGATGCGCATCTCGATCTGCGAGTAGTCGGCCGTGATGAGCGTCGTGTACGGCTCCGCGACGGCGAACGCCGACCGGACCCGGCGCCCCACGGCGGTCTTCACCGGGATGTTCTGCAGGTTCGGGTCGGTCGACGAGATGCGGCCGGTGCTGCTGCCCGTCTGCTCGTACCGGGTGTGGATGCGCCCGTCGACGATCGCCGCGTCGAGCGTGTCGACGATCTGGCGGAGCTTGGTGGCGTCGCGGTGCTGCAGCAGCAGCCCGAGGAACGGGTGCGGGTGCTGCTCCTGCAGGTCCGCCAGGCTGGTGGCGTCGGTCGAGAACCCGGTCTTCGTCTTGCGGGTCTTCGGCATCGCGAGCTCGGTGAACAGGACTTCCTGCAGCTGCTTCGGGGAGCCGAGGTTCACCTCGTGTCCGATCTCGGCGAACGCCTGCTGCGCCAGTTCGGCGGCACGCTCCCCCAGTTCCTTCGACAGCCCCGTGAGCACCGGACGGTCGATCCCGACGCCGATGGTCTCCATGCTCGCGAGCACCGACACTAGCGGGAGCTCGATGTCGTCGAGGACCGTGAGCGACGACTCGTCGAGCCGGGCACGGAGCGCCGTGGTGACCCGCAGGACGAACCACGCGTGCACCCCGACGTTCACCGGGTCGGTCTCCGGCACGAGCTGGTTCGGGTCGGCGGTGGGGAGCTCTTCGCCGAGCTCCTGGTAGACGAGGTCGGCCAGCGGCTGCCCCTGCTTGCCGGGTTGGGCGAGCCACCCCGTGATGCGGGCGTCACCGGCGACGCCGTTCACCACGAAGCCGGCGGTCGCGAGCGCCTTGATCGCCGCCTTGGCGTCGTGGAAGTGCTTCGGGGCGTCGGAGGCGAACCACGCCGACAGCTGCTCGTAGTCCTTCGCGCCGCTGCCGCCCGGGACCTGGACGGCGTCGTCGTGGGTCGCGATGCCGATGGTGCTGAGCCGGCCGTCGATGACCTCGACGGCGACGCCGTAGCCGTTCGCCGCCTCGGACGCGTTGCGCCGCTCGAGCCAGTAGCCGAGCTCCTCGTCGATCAGGGTCTTGACCGACGGCGGGGTCGCGGCCCCGTCCGTCACCCCGCCCTCGGCCGGCTGCTCGGACGGCTCGCCCGAGCCGGCGACCTTGAAGACGCGGTCGAGCAGCGTGCGGAACTGCAGCTTGGCGAACAGCTCACGCACGGCGGCCTCGTCGAGGGGCCGGAGCGCGACGTCGGCCGGGCCCACCGGCAGTTCGACGTCCGTGACCAGACGGTTCAGCCGGCGGTTCCGGACGGCCCGGTCCTGCTGCTCGCGCAGGTTGTTGCCGACCACGCCCTTGATCTCGTCGGCGTGCTCGAGGACGCCATCGAGCGAGCCGTACTGGGTGACCCACTTGACCGCGGTCTTCTCGCCGACCTTGTCGATGCCGATCAGGTTGTCGCTGGTCTCGCCCACGAGGGCCGCGATGTCGGGGTACTGGTGCGGCTCGATGCCGTAGCGCTCGTACACCTTGTCGCGGTCGTACCGGGTCAGTTCGGACACGCCGCGGACCGACGGGTAGAGCAGCGTGACGTCGTCGTTGACGAGCTGGATCGCGTCGCGGTCGCCGGAGACCACGTAGACCTGGTACCCCTGCGCGGCACCCTGGGACGACAGGGTCGCGAGGATGTCGTCGGCCTCGTAGTCCTCCTTCGTCACCGTGGTGATGCCCATCGCCTCGAGCGCCTGCTGCAGCAGCGGGATCTGGCCCTTGAACTCGGCCGGGGTCTCGGAGCGGGTGCCCTTGTACGCCTCGTACTCACGGGTGCGGAACGAGAACCGGGAGATGTCGAACGCGACCGCCAGGTGGGTCGGCTTCTCGCGCTGCAGGAGCATGAGCAGCATCGAGATGAAGCCGTGGATGGCGTTCGTGTGCTGCCCGTCGCGGTTCACGAAACTGTCGACCGGCAGTGCGTAGAAGGCCCGGAAGGCGAGCGAGTGGCCGTCGATGACCATGAGGGTAGGCTTTGCGGAGTCCGACACCCGGACAGCCTACCGACGCCATCCGACACGGGAGTTCGAGCGCGTGACCGACGAAGCCACCATCACCGGGAACGTCGACGAGCGCCTCGCGGCCCGCGGGATGGGTGAGCTCGCCGACAAGATGGGCATGGTCATCACCGAGATGTCGGCCGACCGTGCCGTCGGCAGCATCCCGGTCGAGGGCAACCGCCAACCGGTCGGCCTGCTGCACGGGGGCGCCTACGTCGTCCTCGCCGAGAGCCTCGGTTCGATGGCCGCGAACGTGCACGCCGGCGCGGGCCGCTACGCCGTCGGCATCGAGCTGAACGCCTCGCACACCCGCAGCGCCACGTCCGGCACCGTCACCGGCGTCTGCACCGCGATCCACCTCGGCAGCACGCTCACCACGCACGAGATCGTCATCACGGACGACCAGGGGCGGCGCTGCTCCACCGTCCGCATCACCAACCTCATCCGCGAGGCACGCTGAACCGTCGTCAGTCCTCGGGCGGACGCTGCAGCAACAGGCGCGCATCGCCGAAGCCGAGGCGCCGGTAGAGCCGCTCGCCGTCGACGCTCGAGTGCACCGAGGTCCGCTCCACACCGAGGTCGTCGGCGATGTCGAGCAGTGCCGTGACGAGTCGTCCGGCGACGCCGAGCCCGCGCAGGTCGGGGTGCACGTAGACGGTCTGCACGTCGGCGGTCAGGCGTCGCCCCGGCCGGTCCGGGGTCGGCGGCCGGGCGACGAGTCCGAGCCACGCCATCCCGAGCACCGAGCCGTCGCGCTCCGCGACCACGCACCGGTGCGTGTCCGGGTGCTCCAGGGCGAAGGCCGCCATCGCCGCACGGTAGTCGTCCGGCGTCGCAGCCGGCTCGGCGCCACCCTCGCCGACGCTCCACCGCCACCGCAGGTCGGCCACCACCGGCATGTCGTCAGGCCGGGAGGCCCGGATCACCACGTCGTCCACGGGTCCAGCCTGCCAGGTGGTCGCCTCCACCGCCCCACCCTTCGTCCTCACGAGCACATGCGTCCGCACACTTCGACAGAACACGCGTCGATCAACCGGAGTCGTGTCGGAACATGCACACGCAGACGATGCGCCCGCACACTCCGACGGAACACGCGTCGATCGACCGGTGTCGTGTCGGAACATGCACACGCACCGAGTGCCCCAGGCGCCAGGGAACGCAGCAGCGCCGCCGGACCGTGGTCCGGCGGCGCTGGTGTGAGCGACGGGTGGTGCTACTTCTTGGCGCTGAGCTGCTCGATGATCGCCTTGGCGACGTCGTGCATGGTCAGGCGGCGGTCCATCGAGGCCTTCTGGATCCAGCGGAACGCCTCGGGCTCGGTGAGGCCCATCTTCTCGTTGAGCAGGCCCTTGGCACGGTCGACGAGCTTGCGCGTCTCGAAGCGCTCGACCAGGTCGGCGACCTCGGCCTCGAGCGTGATGATCTGCTGGTGCCGCGAGAGGGCGATCTCGATCGCGGGGAGCAGGTCGTTCGGGGTGAACGGCTTGACCACGTAGGCCAGCGCACCGGCCTCGGTGGCACGCTCGACGAGGTCCTTCTGGCTGAACGCCGTGAGGAGGACCACCGGAGCGATGTGGTTCTTGGACAGCTTCTCGGCTGCGGAGATGCCGTCGAGCTGGGGCATCTTGACGTCCATCACGACGAGGTCGGGGCGGAGGTCGGTGGCGAGCTGCACGGCAGTCTCGCCGTCGCCGGCCTCACCGACCACGTCGAACCCGTTGTCGCGCAGGATCTCGACGATGTCGAGGCGGATGAGCGACTCGTCCTCGGCGACGACGACGCGACGGGGTGCTGTTGCAGTTGCTTCTGTGTCACTCACAGCGGCAAGCCTACTAGACGCCGGATGTTGCGTTGTACGAGTGGCGGGACACGGGGCCGGAACAGCCCCGCGCGCCGTGAGCATGCGTTGTACGAGTGGCGGGACTTGAACCCGCACGCCGTGAGGCAGAGCATTTTGAGTGCCCCGTGTCTGCCGATTCCACCACACTCGCGAGGCCTCCAGGCTAGCAGGACCCCCGCCCCTCGACCGCCGCCGGCAGCCGCAGCTCGAACACCGCACCGCCGAGCAGGCCGACCTCGTGGCCTCCGCCGTCCTCGGCGTGCTGCAGGGACCCGCCGTGCGCCTCCGCGATGCCCCGTGCGATCGGCAGTCCCAGTCCGGCCCCGCCGGAACGGGCGTCGCGAGCGGCCTCGAGCCGGACGAGTCGGTCGAAGACCCGCACGCGGTCCTGCACCGGGATGCCCGGACCGTCGTCCTCCACCCGGACCACGGGGCCCGCTCCCCGGTCGTCGAGCGAGACGACGATCCTGCCCGCGGGTCCGGCAGCGCGGGCGGCGTTGTCGACGAGGTTGGCGACGACCTGGGCGAGCCGCTCGGCGTCGACGTCGGCGCACACGGGCCGCTCGGGCACCACGACCTCGAGCGCGACGGACGGCAGCCGCAACCGCAGCCGGTCGCCCTCCGCCACGAGGACGGCGCCGAGGTCCACCGGTCGTCGGTCGAGTTCGATCCCCCGGTCGAGCCGGGCCATCGTGAGCATGTCCTCGACGAGCCGCGCGGCGCGGTCTGCCTGGCGGACGACGTGCACGGCGAGCACCTCGCGCGTGGCGACGTCGCCGACGCCGCGCACGAGCGTGTCGGCCGCCGCACGGACCCCGGCGACCGGCGTGCGCAGCTCGTGCGCGGCGTCGGAGAGGAACGAGCGGACCCGTCCCTCAGCGGCGACGGCCTCGCGCTCCGCGCCCTCGACGGCGTCGAGCATCTCGTCCATGGCGACGGCGACGCGACCGATCTCGGTGTCCTGCCGCGAGGGTCGGAGTCGCCGGCCGCGGTCGCCGCCCGCGATCGACCGCGCGGTCGTCGCCATCTCGTCGAGCGGCCGCAGGGACCGACGGACGACGAGCACCACACCGAGGACGGCGACCCCGAGGAACGCCGCGGAGGCACCGCCCATCACCCAGCCGAGCTGCACCAGGGTGTCCTGCACGTCGCGGGTGCCGACGGTCAGCGTGATGCGGGTGCCGTCGTCGAGCCGGCTCACGAGGGTGAGCACCCCGTCGCCCTCGCGCACGGTCGACGACGAGATCGTGGCGCCGTCCGCGGTGGTCGTCGGCGTCGCCGCGGCCGTGGGCGCGGTCCCACCGACGAGTCCGCTGCCGCGCGGTACGGTCGCCGGCAGGCCGCCTGGATCCGGCGGGCCCGTCCGCAGCTGGTCCGGCGTCGGACCGGCGTCGACGGCCCCGCCGTCCGGCCCGACGATGCGCACCGACAGCCCCTGCGCGGAGAGCCGGTCGGCGAGGTCCTCGGCGTCGACGGTCCCGACGAGTGCGGCGGCGGCCGATGCCCGGTCGCGGAGCCGGTCCTCGGCCTGGGCGCGCAGCCGGATGCCGAGCAGCACCTCGACGGCGACCGCCAGTCCGGCGAGCAGGACCGCGAGCAGGACCACGATCGCGACGACCGTGCGCAGCCGCAACGAGGTCGTCCGGAGCGGGCCGCTGTCGCCCGTCACGCCGCCGTCCGCTCGTCGCTCAGCCGGTACCCGATGCCGCGGACGGTGTGCACGAGCCGCGGCCCGTGCGCCTCCATCTTCCGTCGGAGGGCGCTGAGGTGGACCTCGACGACGTTCGCCGCGACGTCGTCGTAGCCCCACACCTGCGTCGTGATCTGCCCCTTCGACACGGTACGACCCCGGCTCTCGGCGAGGAACCGGAGCAGGCGGAACTCCGTCGCGGTGAGGTCGAGCAGGACCCCGGCACGCCGGGCGGTGGCGGCGTCCGGGTCGAGGACGAGGTCGCCGACCTCGACGACCGACGGGATCCGCCCCCGCCGCCGGAGCACCGCCGTCACCCGCGCCACCAACTCGGCCATCGCGAACGGCTTCACCACGTAGTCGTCGGCGCCCTCGGCGAAGCCGCGCAACCGCTCGTCGAGCTCGTCCCGCGCGGTCATCATCACGACGGCGGCGTCCGAGGTGGAGCGCACCCGTCCGGCGAGCACGATGCCGCTCGGCCCGGGCAGCATCCAGTCCAGCAGGACGAGGTCGGGTGCGGCGCGGCGGAGGTCCTCGACGAGGTCGCGTCCGTCGGACACCTCGGCGACGGTGAAGCCCTCGGCACGCAGGGTCGTCGCGACGGACGTCCGGATGGAGTCGTCGTCGTCGACGACCAGGATTCGAGCGGGAACAGGCACGGCGGACACCGTAGGGCGCTCCGGCAGCCACCGAGCATGGAGGACGCTGGAGAACCCCTGTGCTTCAGGCATGCTTCAGATTCGGACTCGAGCGTCGTCTCCAGCGGCGGATCACCCGGATCTGCCCGGTCACGGAACGGAACCACCATGTTCGACGAACGAGACGACTCGACCACCACCACCCCGCGACGCGGCGCACTCCTGCGACGGGTCGGGATCGGCACGGCCGCGGCCGCGGTGCTGGTGCTCGGCGGGTTCGGCATCGCCACGGCGAACGCCGCGACGACCACCCCGGCGCCGAGCGCCCCGACCGGCGCGTCGACCGGCGCGGCCACACCGGCCCCGGTTCCGTCGGACGGCGACACCGCGACGGTGCCCGCACCGCCCGAGGGCGGCCCCGCGACGGCGCCCGGCTGCACGGCACCGCCGAAGGCCGGCGAGCACGCGACGGTGCCGGCGCCGCCGAAGGGCGACGAGCGGAAGGCACCGACCCCGCCGAAGGACGGTGCGAAGGGCACGGCACCGACCCCGCCGAAGGACGGTGCGAAGGGCACGGCACCCACCCCGCCGGCGCCCGACGCGACCACCACGCCGGCGCCGACCTCCGGTTCCTGATCACCAGGCCGGGAGGCGCGCGCCGTCGGCGATCTCGACCGCGCGGGGCGCGCCTCCAGGCCGGGTCGTCCCGACCGACTCAGGGACCCTCGAGCGCCTCGATCGCCGCCACGAGACCAGCCCGCCGCGGCGACCGCCGCGGCAGGACCGCGAGCAGCGCGCGGAGCACGCGGCCGTCCGCTGCGCCGTCGGGCGTCCGTGCCCACGCGAGCAGCGCCTCGACACTGCCGTCCGCGACGACCGACTCGCGGAACCGACCGCGCACCAGGTCGCGCACGGCGTCCACCCCCGGCGCAGCCGACCCCGGCAGGACCGGCCCGGTGTACCGGTCGACGGCCTGGAGGCGCGCCCCGCGGTCGAGCGCGGACAGCACGGTGTCGACGTCGGTCGCCATCCCCGTCACCCGGTACGGACGCGACGTCACGGTCACGCCCGATGCGTGCTCCGCGAGGACCCGACGGAGCCGCACCACCTCGGCGCGCAGCGTCACGACGGCACCGGCGTCGCCGTACACCGCCTGCGCGAGGTCGGCTGCCGCCAACCCGTCGGGGTGGGCGGCGAGGACGACCAGGAGCTCGGAGTGCCGCGCGGACAGCTGCACCCGGCGGTCGCGGATGCGCAGGACGGCGGTGTCGGTGCCGAGGACCGTCAGTTCCGCGCCGGGCGCGGCCGGCGTCGACACGGCGGGTCCGGGGATCCGGCTCTCGGCGAGGGCGAGCCGTGCCTCGGCGGCGGCGACCGTGGCGGCGAGGAGCGAGAGGGTGTGCCGTTCGACCGCCCGGTCGTCGCCCGTCAGGTCGAGCACACCGACGATGGACCCGTGGGCGTCGTGCACGGGGACGGCGGTGCACGACCACGGCTTCACGGCGTTGGCGTAGTGCTCGTCGGAGCGGATCTGCACCGGCCGGTCGAGACGCAGGGCGGTGCCGGGTGCGCTCGTGCCGACGCGGTCCTCGGCCCAGTCGGCCCCGGGGACGAAGCCCATGTCCTCTGCCGCTCGTCGGGCCGTCCGCGCGCCGTCGACCCACACGAGCCGGCCGGAGGCGTCACCGACCGCCAGGACGCACCCGGCGGAGCGGGTGTCGTCGAGCAGGAGGTGCCGGACGACGGGCAGCAGGGTGGCCAGCGGGCCGTCACGGCGGGCGGCGTCGAGCTCGTCGTCGCCGAGGGCGAGTGCGGGGACCGCGTCCGGGTCGACCGCCGCGGACCGACGCCAGGACGCGGCGACGAGTGGCCGGAGCCGGTCGGGTGCGCGCATGCGTCCTCCGATCGACCCCACTCGCCGCACCGTCGCGACGAGTACGGCCAGCCTACGTCCGGTGTGCGACCGGGACCAGGCCGAGATCCGCCAGCTCGGCGTCGTCGAACATCCGCGACCGGGTCAGGAACCGTTTGCCCTCGGGGCTCTCCACCGAGAACCCGCCGCCGCGCCCGTCGACGACGTCGATGGTGAGGTGCGTGTACTTCCAGTACTCGAACTGCGACACCGACATGTAGACCTCGACGGGGTCGATGCCGTCCACCTGGAGCGCCCCCAACAACACGTCGCCGGAACCGGTCCGGAACATGCCGACCGGCTAGCACATCGGGCTCGATCCGTCGCAGCAGCCGCCCGACTGGTGGAACATCAGGGGGCCGTGCCGGGCGGCGAGGGTGCGCAGCAGCTCCCCCGCCGCCGGCGTGACCGCCACGCGTGCGGTGTCGGGCATCAGAAGAAGCCCATCGGACCGTCCGCGTAGGACACGAGCAGGTTCTTCGTCTGCTGGTAGTGGTCGAGCATCATCTTGTGGTTCTCCCGCCCGATGCCGGACTGCTTGTACCCGCCGAAGGCCGCACCCGCGGGGTACTGGTGGTACGTGTTCGACCACACCCGTCCGGCCTGGATGTCCCGACCGGCGCGGTACAGGGTCGTGGCCTCGCGACTCCACACGCCGGCGCCGAGTCCGTACAGGGTGTCGTTGGCCGTGGCGATCGCGTCGTCGTAGCCGCTGAAGGACGTCAGCGCGAGGACCGGACCGAAGATCTCCTCCTGGAAGATCCGCATCGAGTTGACGCCCTCGAACACCGTCGGCGTGACGTAGTACCCGCCGGACAGCTCGCCACCGAGGTCCGCGCGTTCCCCGCCGGTGAGCAGCTTCGCGCCCTCCTGCTTGCCGATGTCGATGTAGCTCAGGATCTTCTCGAGCTGGTCGTTCGACGCCTGCGCGCCGATCATCGTGGAGAGGTCGAGCGGGTGCCCCTGCTTCACGGCGCGCACCCGGTCGAGGCCGTCGGCGACGAACCCGTCGTAGATCTCCTTCGCCACGAGCGCCCGGGACGGACACGTGCAGACCTCGCCCTGGTTGAGGTTGAAGAAGGTGAACCCCTCGAGCGCCTTGTCGTAGAACGAGTCCTTGTCGTCGGCGACGTCGGGGAAGAACACGTTCGGGCTCTTGCCGCCGAGCTCGAGCGTCACCGGGATGAGGCTCTGCGAGGCGTACTGCATGATCAAGCGACCGGTGGTGGTCTCGCCGGTGAACGCGATCTTCCGGATGTCCGGGTGCTGGGCGAGCGGCGCACCGACCTCGATGCCGAACCCGTTGACGACGTTGAGGACGCCGGCGGGCAGCAGGTCGCGGATGAGCTCGACGAGCACGTGGATCGAGGCCGGGGTCTGCTCGGCGGGCTTCAGCACGACGCAGTTGCCCGCGGCCAGGGCCGGCGCGAGCTTCCACACGGCCATCAGGATCGGGAAGTTCCACGGGATGATCTGTCCGACGACGCCGAGGGGTTCGTGGAAGTGGTACGCCACGGTGTCGTGGTCGATCTCGCCGGCCGAGCCCTCCTGCGCGCGGATCGCCCCGGCGAAGTAGCGGAAGTGGTCGATCGCGAGCGGGATGTCGGCACCGAGGGTCTCGCGGATCGGCTTGCCGTTCTCCCACGTCTCGGCGACGGCGAGCATCTCGAGGTGCTCCTCCATCCGGTCGGCGATCTTGTTGAGGACGACCGCGCGCTCGGCGGCGCTCGTCCTCCCCCAGCTCGGGAACGCCTTCCAGCCCGCTGCCACCGCACGGTCCACGTCGGTGGAGTCCCCGCGGGCGACCTCGGTGAAGACCTTGCCGGTGACGGGGGTCGGGTTCTCGAAGTACTGCCCACTCGCCGAGGGGACGTACTCGCCGCCGATGAAGTGGTCGTACCGCGACCGGTACTGGACGAGGGAACCCGGTTCACCGGGTGCCGCGTAGGTGGTGGGCGATGGTGCGATGGTCATGGTGATGGCCTTTCGACGACGCTGTCGGGGCACGTTCGGATCGCGTGCCTGCTCGCACGGTACGTC of the Curtobacterium sp. TC1 genome contains:
- a CDS encoding DUF885 domain-containing protein — protein: MSEARPVRQQTAVDHVAEGWVATLVDLDPTTATYIGVPGRTGEYGDTSPAGAAALADAARSTKRALDAAAAVDPVDEVTKADLGAELDLVQESYERKLHLRDLNVIASPAQSVREIIDLMPTATEADWQDVASRLHALPDALEGIRETLLEGTREDVTPAKRQVALVAEQAARNGAEDGFFRRLAEGAAFDDGSAVPDSLRAELTRGAEVASAAYRSLGQFLEHELLPLATPVDAVGREAYELHSRRFLGAVVDLDETYAWGLEELARMRDEQERIADRIESGASVARAIEVLDTDPSRILHGTDALQRWMQETSDASIAAMAGTYFDIPEPIRRLECRIAPTQEGGIYYSGPSDDFSRAGRMWWSVPEGVTEFGTWREKTTVYHEGVPGHHLQISQGVYNRGELNTWRRQLSGSSGHVEGWALYAERLMEQLGFLDDDGDRLGMLDGQRMRAARVVLDIGVHLQKTNPDGGGWTWEYALDFMRENVNMDDAFVQFEVARYFGWPGQAPSYKVGQRVWESIRDEVAAREGADFDLKAFHRRALALGSIGLDTLRSALLR
- a CDS encoding GNAT family N-acetyltransferase: MEATTWQAGPVDDVVIRASRPDDMPVVADLRWRWSVGEGGAEPAATPDDYRAAMAAFALEHPDTHRCVVAERDGSVLGMAWLGLVARPPTPDRPGRRLTADVQTVYVHPDLRGLGVAGRLVTALLDIADDLGVERTSVHSSVDGERLYRRLGFGDARLLLQRPPED
- the rpsA gene encoding 30S ribosomal protein S1, producing MTTTTTKAPKQVAINDIGSADDFLAEVEKTLKFFNDGDLISGTVVKIDRDEVLLDVGYKTEGVIPSRELSIKHDVDPNEVVKVGDEVEALVLQKEDKEGRLILSKKRAQYERAWGDVEKIKESDGVVTGTVIEVVKGGLIVDIGLRGFLPASLIELRRVRDLTPYLGQEIEAKILELDKNRNNVVLSRRALLEQTQSESRTTFLNNLHKGQVRKGIVSSIVNFGAFVDLGGVDGLVHVSELSWKHIEHASEVVEVGQEVTVEILEVDLDRERVSLSLKATQEDPWQVFARTHAIGQIAPGKVTKLVPFGAFVRVADGIEGLVHISELSNKHVELAEQVVSVNDEVFVKIIDIDLDRRRISLSLKQANEGVDPEGTEFDPALYGMPTEYDDKGDYKYPDGFDPETNEWLEGYDTQRTEWEGQYAAAQGRWEAHKAQVAKTIADEEKGGFDLPAGASSSSASSSSSFSSETGGASPLADDASLAALREKLSSTN
- the polA gene encoding DNA polymerase I, coding for MSDSAKPTLMVIDGHSLAFRAFYALPVDSFVNRDGQHTNAIHGFISMLLMLLQREKPTHLAVAFDISRFSFRTREYEAYKGTRSETPAEFKGQIPLLQQALEAMGITTVTKEDYEADDILATLSSQGAAQGYQVYVVSGDRDAIQLVNDDVTLLYPSVRGVSELTRYDRDKVYERYGIEPHQYPDIAALVGETSDNLIGIDKVGEKTAVKWVTQYGSLDGVLEHADEIKGVVGNNLREQQDRAVRNRRLNRLVTDVELPVGPADVALRPLDEAAVRELFAKLQFRTLLDRVFKVAGSGEPSEQPAEGGVTDGAATPPSVKTLIDEELGYWLERRNASEAANGYGVAVEVIDGRLSTIGIATHDDAVQVPGGSGAKDYEQLSAWFASDAPKHFHDAKAAIKALATAGFVVNGVAGDARITGWLAQPGKQGQPLADLVYQELGEELPTADPNQLVPETDPVNVGVHAWFVLRVTTALRARLDESSLTVLDDIELPLVSVLASMETIGVGIDRPVLTGLSKELGERAAELAQQAFAEIGHEVNLGSPKQLQEVLFTELAMPKTRKTKTGFSTDATSLADLQEQHPHPFLGLLLQHRDATKLRQIVDTLDAAIVDGRIHTRYEQTGSSTGRISSTDPNLQNIPVKTAVGRRVRSAFAVAEPYTTLITADYSQIEMRIMAHLSGDPGLIQAFNEGEDLHRFVGARVFGVEPAEVSAEMRTKVKAMSYGLAYGLSAFGLSKQLRIEQSEARTLMTEYFARFGAVRDYLRNVVEQAREDGYTETIFGRRRPFPDLKSPNRVLRENAERAALNAPIQGSAADIMKIAMLGVDEDLRDGGLESHLLLQVHDELILEVAPGEQERVEEILRTRMGNAAELTVPLDVSVGVGANWESAAH
- a CDS encoding PaaI family thioesterase translates to MGELADKMGMVITEMSADRAVGSIPVEGNRQPVGLLHGGAYVVLAESLGSMAANVHAGAGRYAVGIELNASHTRSATSGTVTGVCTAIHLGSTLTTHEIVITDDQGRRCSTVRITNLIREAR